The proteins below come from a single Oscillospiraceae bacterium genomic window:
- the pflA gene encoding pyruvate formate-lyase-activating protein has translation MSETLGYIHSVETFGLVDGPGVRYIIFLQGCAMRCQYCHNPETWAFTKDTAKTPQEAFTAAYRYRNYWRSNGGLTISGGEPLLQMDFVSEVFRLARAKKVQTALDTSAQPFAPDNADWMARFDRLLENTDLVILDLKEIDEEKHKKLTGHSNKNILAMAQYVAARGVHLWIRHVLVPGLTDDADGLRALDAFIKTLPTVRRVEILPYHTLGLFKWQNLGIPYPLDGVRVPTAEEIAAAEQLLHVRDYPDAPKD, from the coding sequence ATGTCCGAAACCTTAGGCTACATCCATTCTGTTGAGACCTTCGGCCTTGTCGATGGCCCCGGCGTGCGGTATATCATCTTTTTGCAGGGGTGTGCCATGCGCTGCCAATACTGCCATAACCCCGAGACGTGGGCCTTTACCAAAGATACCGCCAAGACCCCGCAGGAGGCCTTTACTGCCGCCTACCGCTACCGCAACTACTGGCGCAGCAACGGCGGCCTGACGATCAGCGGCGGCGAGCCGCTGCTGCAGATGGATTTTGTCAGCGAGGTGTTCCGGCTGGCACGCGCCAAAAAGGTGCAGACCGCGCTGGACACCAGCGCCCAGCCCTTTGCGCCCGACAACGCCGACTGGATGGCCCGCTTTGACCGCCTGCTGGAAAACACTGACCTCGTCATTCTGGATTTGAAAGAAATTGACGAGGAAAAGCACAAAAAGCTGACCGGCCACAGCAACAAAAATATTCTGGCGATGGCGCAGTATGTGGCGGCCAGGGGCGTGCATTTGTGGATACGCCATGTGCTGGTGCCCGGCCTGACCGATGACGCCGACGGCCTGCGCGCGCTGGATGCGTTTATCAAGACGCTGCCCACCGTGCGCCGGGTGGAGATTTTGCCCTACCACACGCTGGGGCTGTTCAAGTGGCAGAATCTGGGGATTCCCTATCCGCTGGACGGTGTGCGGGTGCCCACCGCCGAGGAGATCGCCGCAGCGGAGCAGCTGCTGCATGTCCGCGACTACCCCGATGCGCCCAAGGATTAA
- a CDS encoding aldo/keto reductase produces the protein MYQPAQNRYDVLPYRRCGDSGLLLPAVSLGLWHNFGDTAPYENMRALCRTAFDNGITHFDLANNYGPEPGAAERNFGKILRDDLGVYRDELIISTKAGYEMWDGPYGNWGSRKYLLASLDQSLRRMGLDYVDIFYHHRMDPNTPLEETMGALAQAVRSGKALYAGLSNYDGPTLEKATAILDELHVPFIINQNRYSIFDRTIESNGLKDTAARLHKGIITFSPLAQGLLTDRYLHGIPADSRVHTDGRFLKETDLTQETLAKIRALNEMAAARGQTLAEMALAWLLSHEEITTVLIGASKTQQILDNIKAVQNTSFTAEELAEIDRISK, from the coding sequence ATGTACCAACCTGCTCAAAACCGCTATGATGTGCTGCCCTACCGCCGCTGCGGCGACAGCGGCCTGCTGCTGCCCGCTGTCTCGCTGGGGCTGTGGCACAATTTTGGCGATACAGCGCCCTATGAGAACATGCGTGCGCTCTGCCGCACCGCGTTTGACAACGGCATCACCCACTTTGACCTTGCCAACAACTACGGCCCCGAGCCGGGCGCAGCCGAGCGGAATTTTGGTAAAATTCTGCGCGATGATCTCGGCGTCTACCGCGATGAGCTGATCATCTCCACCAAGGCCGGGTACGAGATGTGGGACGGCCCCTACGGCAACTGGGGCAGCCGCAAGTACCTGCTGGCCAGTCTGGACCAGAGCCTGCGCCGCATGGGACTGGACTATGTGGACATCTTCTACCACCACCGCATGGACCCCAACACCCCGCTGGAGGAGACGATGGGCGCACTGGCGCAGGCTGTGCGCAGCGGCAAGGCGCTGTATGCGGGCCTGTCCAACTATGACGGCCCTACGCTGGAAAAGGCCACGGCCATTCTGGACGAGCTGCATGTGCCGTTCATCATCAACCAGAACCGCTACTCGATCTTTGACCGCACGATCGAGAGCAACGGCCTGAAGGATACCGCCGCCCGCCTGCACAAGGGCATCATCACCTTCAGCCCGCTGGCACAGGGCCTTCTGACCGACCGGTATCTGCACGGCATCCCGGCCGACAGCCGCGTCCACACCGATGGGCGTTTCCTGAAGGAGACGGACCTCACACAGGAAACGCTGGCGAAGATCCGTGCGCTGAACGAGATGGCCGCTGCCCGCGGCCAGACGCTGGCCGAAATGGCGCTGGCATGGCTGCTGAGCCACGAGGAAATCACGACCGTTTTGATCGGCGCGTCCAAGACGCAGCAGATTCTCGATAACATCAAGGCCGTGCAGAACACGAGTTTTACCGCCGAAGAACTGGCGGAGATCGACAGGATCAGCAAATAA
- a CDS encoding MarR family transcriptional regulator, whose protein sequence is MQEKERQVYDLLEITNRQFNECNALYHAAAQRCGLSDAAFWVLYALCTTHEPQTQNRMAAEWGQPKQTLNSAVAAMVKKGLVALCPGKGAHSGKLVTLTDEGRALAERTVGPVIAAEQQAMTRQGLAEVEQNCRLTQRYLECLRQEFEKIAR, encoded by the coding sequence ATGCAGGAGAAAGAGCGGCAGGTATATGACCTGCTTGAAATAACGAACCGCCAGTTCAATGAGTGCAACGCCCTGTACCACGCGGCGGCGCAGCGGTGCGGCCTGTCGGACGCAGCATTCTGGGTGCTGTATGCGCTGTGCACTACGCATGAGCCGCAGACCCAGAACCGTATGGCGGCAGAGTGGGGGCAGCCCAAGCAGACGCTGAACTCTGCCGTTGCCGCCATGGTGAAAAAGGGTCTGGTGGCGCTTTGCCCGGGAAAAGGCGCACACAGCGGCAAGCTCGTGACCCTGACGGACGAGGGCCGTGCCCTGGCCGAGCGCACAGTGGGGCCGGTTATCGCAGCCGAGCAGCAGGCCATGACCCGTCAGGGCCTTGCCGAAGTCGAGCAGAACTGCCGCCTGACCCAGCGGTATCTGGAATGCTTACGGCAGGAGTTTGAAAAAATTGCGCGGTAG
- a CDS encoding MATE family efflux transporter, with protein sequence MSKSNQIQLSDHFTTGRLLKFTASPIIMMIFTSIYTIVDGFFVSNYAGKTAFTALNLIYPYLQMLGCLGFMIGTGGSALVAMTLGTGDEKRANRLFSMLVVATAVLGVLFSAFGLALLEPVALRLGATPELLPSCLTYGRILLTFQTVFMLQYLFQSFFIAAEKPRLGLCFTVAAGATNMVLDFVLVGVAGLGLVGAASATVISQMVGGVAPIFYFMKRRPGCRLYFTKPLFSLWELFKACTNGASELMTNISMSLVSALYNMQLLKLFGADGVAAYGVLMYVGFVFAAVFIGYAQGCAPIVSYHFGADNKDELKNLLRRSLTIISVAGVAMLVSSELLAGPLAKIFVGYDAGLLALTIHGMKLYSISFILSGFNIFGSAFFTALNNGAVSAAISFLRTLLFQIVSILTLPLLIGVDGIWLAVVAAEAMALVCTAGFVVWGRKKYGYL encoded by the coding sequence ATGTCAAAATCAAACCAGATCCAATTATCCGACCACTTTACCACGGGGCGGCTGCTGAAATTCACGGCATCGCCCATTATCATGATGATCTTCACGTCAATCTACACGATTGTGGATGGCTTCTTTGTCTCGAACTATGCGGGTAAAACGGCGTTTACGGCGCTGAACCTGATTTACCCGTATCTTCAGATGCTGGGCTGCCTCGGCTTTATGATCGGCACAGGCGGCAGCGCCCTTGTTGCCATGACGCTGGGCACCGGCGATGAGAAGCGCGCAAACCGGCTGTTCAGTATGCTGGTGGTTGCAACCGCCGTGCTGGGTGTGCTGTTCAGCGCTTTCGGCCTTGCGCTGTTGGAGCCTGTGGCCCTGCGGCTGGGCGCAACGCCGGAGCTGCTGCCCAGCTGCCTGACCTACGGCCGCATTTTGCTGACATTCCAAACGGTGTTCATGCTGCAGTATCTGTTCCAGAGCTTTTTTATTGCAGCCGAAAAGCCGAGGCTGGGCCTTTGCTTCACGGTGGCAGCGGGTGCGACCAATATGGTGCTGGACTTTGTCCTTGTAGGTGTGGCGGGGCTGGGGCTGGTCGGCGCGGCATCGGCCACGGTCATCAGCCAGATGGTCGGCGGCGTGGCCCCAATCTTCTATTTTATGAAGCGCCGCCCCGGCTGCCGCCTGTATTTCACAAAGCCGCTGTTCAGCCTGTGGGAGCTGTTCAAGGCCTGCACAAACGGTGCGAGCGAGCTGATGACGAACATCTCCATGTCGCTGGTCAGCGCGCTGTACAACATGCAGCTGCTCAAGCTGTTCGGCGCGGACGGCGTTGCGGCCTACGGCGTGCTTATGTATGTGGGCTTTGTGTTCGCGGCGGTGTTCATCGGCTATGCGCAGGGCTGTGCGCCCATCGTCAGCTACCACTTTGGCGCGGACAATAAGGACGAACTGAAAAACCTGCTGCGCCGCAGTCTGACCATTATCTCTGTGGCGGGCGTTGCCATGCTGGTCTCAAGTGAGCTGCTGGCCGGGCCGCTGGCAAAAATCTTTGTCGGCTACGATGCGGGCCTGCTGGCGCTGACGATACACGGCATGAAGCTGTACTCCATCAGCTTTATTCTGTCCGGGTTCAACATTTTCGGCTCGGCGTTCTTCACGGCGCTGAACAACGGCGCGGTGTCGGCGGCCATCAGCTTTTTGCGCACGCTGCTGTTCCAGATCGTGTCGATTTTGACCCTGCCGCTCCTCATTGGTGTGGACGGCATCTGGCTGGCGGTCGTTGCCGCCGAGGCCATGGCGCTGGTGTGTACGGCTGGGTTTGTTGTGTGGGGACGGAAGAAGTACGGGTACCTGTAA
- a CDS encoding ANTAR domain-containing protein has translation MGKALIVSAGNNANEYLARHIGELGYTRPTIAASGGEARRRMDTNDYEVIIINTPLPDEFGHELGTDAVQKTDAGVILLAKTGTAEQIADKLQDFGVLVLGKPFTAVQFRQAVQIAASNYKRLAVLRAENAKLLDKIAQLRLVDRAKCYLIEKKGMTETEAHRLIEKGAMDTRRSRGEVAQEILEADEEE, from the coding sequence ATGGGAAAAGCATTGATCGTTTCGGCCGGAAACAACGCCAACGAGTATCTGGCACGGCACATCGGGGAGTTGGGCTACACCCGCCCCACGATCGCTGCCAGCGGCGGTGAGGCACGCCGCCGCATGGACACAAACGACTATGAGGTCATCATCATCAATACGCCCCTGCCTGACGAGTTCGGCCATGAGCTGGGCACCGACGCGGTGCAAAAGACCGATGCCGGCGTCATTCTGCTGGCCAAGACCGGCACCGCCGAGCAGATTGCCGACAAGCTGCAGGATTTCGGTGTGCTGGTGCTGGGCAAGCCGTTCACGGCGGTCCAGTTCCGGCAGGCCGTACAGATCGCGGCCAGCAACTACAAGCGGCTGGCCGTGCTGCGCGCCGAGAATGCAAAGCTGCTGGATAAGATCGCCCAGCTGCGGCTTGTTGACCGCGCAAAGTGCTACCTGATCGAGAAAAAGGGCATGACCGAGACCGAGGCCCACCGCCTCATCGAGAAGGGCGCGATGGATACCCGCCGCAGCCGCGGCGAGGTCGCGCAGGAGATTTTGGAAGCTGACGAGGAGGAATAA